The sequence TTCGCCAAGAAGGTGGTCACGGCCGAGCCTGTAGAGGGTGAGGCGCTGGTCGTCCCAGTCCTGGGCGCGGCGTCCGAGGCCGGTCAGCGGGCGGACGTAGAGCGGGTAGAGGTAGATCTCCTCCGGGCGCCATGTGAGAGCGGCGTTCAAGGAGTGCGACCACGTCGCGGGTGTCTGGCCGTCGATGCCGTAGATGAGGTCGATGTTGAGGATGGGGAACCCCACGGCGCGGATGCGGTCCAGCGCGGCCTCCACCTCGGCGCGTTTCTGCGGCCGGACGGCCGCGCGGGCCTCCTCGTCCAGGAAGCTCTGCACGCCGATGGAGACGCGGGTGGTGCCGTGCTCGGCGAGGACGGCCAGCCGGTCGGTGGTGGCGGTCGCCGGGGACGTCTCCACGCCCAGCGGGATCGACCCGAACCCGGGGAAGCGTCCGGCGATGCCGCAGAGCCGCTCCAGCTCGGACGCGGTGAAGTAGGTCGGCGTCCCTCCGCCGAAGGCCGCGGTGGCGAAGGCGGCGCCGTCCAGGGCGTCCAGGGCCGCGGTCGCCTGGCGGTCCAGCGCGTCCAGGTAGGCGCCGGTCAGCTCCTCGGGCGCGCCGGTGCGGGTGAAGAGGTTGCAGAAGCCGCACCGCATCTCGCAGAAGGGAACGTGCAGGTACAGGAAGAGCGCGTCGAGCGACTCCCCCGCCCACACATCACGCAATCCGGGTGCCGGTTGCAGCGGACGGTAGGCGGTCTTGTGCGGGTAGGCGTACACGTACGCCCGGTATGGGTTCACGACAGCACGAACTCCCCGTAAGGAACGGTCCAGACGACTTCGTGGCCGATGCGGTGGCCCGTGTGGCCGTCCTCGCCGTACGCCGTCCCGTGGTCGGAGCAGACGATGACGAAGCACGGGCGGCGCATCAGCCCGAACAACCTGCCGATGTGCGCGTCCACATGCCGGAGGGCGGCGGCGTGGGTCGCACGGGTGTCCCCGTCCGAGCGTGTGGCGCCCTCCAGGTAGAACCAGTTGGGCTGGTGCAGGGACGCGACGTTCAGCAGCAGGAACAGGCGGCGTTCGGCAGGCAGCCGCGCGATGACCTCGGCGATCCGGTCGATCTGGTTGGGCAGCGACTCCGGGTCGGTCACGCCGAACCCGCGCTCCCAGTGGCTCTCGGCGAAGAGCGACGGCAGCGCCGACCCGAGCGGCGTCAGCTTGTTGAAGAACCCGACGCCGCCCACGCAGACCGTGTGGTAGCCGGCGGCGGCAAGGCCCGTCGGCAGATCGGCGGCCTCGAACGTCCAGGTGCCGGGGGCGGTGGTCTCGCTGCCCGGGAAGGCGCCGGCGAACAGTCGCGGATGCGGGCCGGGCGACGCGGGCGTCGGCAGGAAGCCGGCCAGCATCGCCGCGTGCGCGGCATAGGTGAAACTTCCGGGTGTGTGGCGGCGCTCCCAGCGTCCTTCCGGGAGCAGTCCGGTGAGGGTGGGGGTCTCCCCCGCCGCGGCCAGTTCGGCGGCCACGTCGTAGCGCAGCGTGTCGAGGGTCACCAGCAGCACGTCGTGGCCGCCGATGACCGCGTTCATGTCGTGCATGCGTGCACCATCGCCCTGACCTGGGCGCCGTAGGTGTCCAGGCCCTCGGCGGAGCTTCCGGGCAGGCCGGTCAGCCCGGGGAGCAGGTCGCCGAAGGCGTTCACCTCGCACACCGCGAACCGCTTCAATCCGAATCCCACGAGCAGGTCGACGCCGACCATCGGGCTGCCCGGGAAACAGGCGGCTGCGCGCGCACACACGTCCAGTGCCCGCTTCCAGCCGCCCTCCCCGAGCGCGCGCCGCACCGTCCCCAGGTCTCCCCTGGCACCGCCCAGGTGCAGGTTCGTCATCGGGGTCCGGCTGGTGCGGACGACCGCGTGCGTGGGCTCGCCGTCGATGACGACGACGCGCAGGTCGAACACGCGCCCGTCGAGCGTCGCCTTGGGCAGCCACCGCTCGACGTGCAGGCCGTCCGGCGCGAGCAGGTCGACCAGCGTCGCGACCTCGTCCTCGGTCCCGTAGGAGCGGACGCGCAGCGAGTTGAGCAGCCGGTCGCCGGCCAGGAAGGCCGACGTCACGGCCCGCACGCGGCCCGGGGCGGTCTGGAGCGCGACCACCCCCGAGGCGGACGAGCCGTGCGCCGGCTTCACGAACACCCGCCGCTCGCCTGCCTCGTCCATCCGGGAGCGGAGCTCCCCGTACCCGTTGACCTCGGGCAGGGCGACCGGCACGGGGACACCCGCGGAGAGCAGGCGGGCGTGGGTCAGCCGCTTGTCGAACATGACCGCGATCTCCTCGACGTCGCCGAGGAGCCGGGCACCGGACGCCGACGCCGCCGCCGACAGCCGCCGCAGCGCCGCGGTGAACGTCCGGTGCCACCGCGCCCCGCCGCCCGCCCGCTCGGGCGCGCCGGGACCGCGCAGCAGCGCGTCGGCCTCGGGGTCCTCGCCGGGCGAGTCGACGCGGACCGCCTCACCCGCCCGGAAGGAGAGCGGGGCTCCGCGCAGCACGTCCGTCCAGGGGACGAGCCGCGGCTCGGGCAGCCCGGCGGACCGGCATGCCGCGGCGAACAGCGCGGGACGCCGGTCTCCGGGCGTGCCGACCACCGCGAGGGTCATTCCGACACCGCGACATAGAAGTCGCTGAACGCCCATTCCTGTCCCACCCACGCCGCCTCGCCCAGCGCGTCCTCAAGGTCGAGCTCGACGCCGGGCAGCGCCGCCCGGAGCCGTTCGGCCATCGGCTCGCTCAGGAAGGCGTGGTGCAGATCGAGGCTGCGCAGATGGGTGAGGGGCTGCCCGGACAGCAGCGCCTCCGCTCCCCGGTCCGACAGCATCCCCATCGCCAGGCTGAGCGACTCCAGCCGGGCGACGACCGGGGCGCTCGCCAGCGCCTCCGCCAGCTCGTCCTGGAACGGGCCGTTCTCCAGGCCGAGGTGCTTCAGGGAGGGGAACCGCTCGCCGGTGAGGAAGGGCGCGAAGTCCTCCGCCGCGGACGACCCGCCGTGCATGTCCGAGCCGATCCACAGGTCCAGGTGCTCCAGCGCGGGCAGGTCGCCGCCCGCGACCGCCTGCACGACCTCGACCGGCAGCCCGCCGGACTCGATCCGCAGCACCTTCAGACGCTCGTGGCGCAGCGGCTCGAACCGCAGGTCGGACGCGCCGCGGATCTCGAAGTGCTCCAGCCCCGGAAAGGCGTCGAACAGCGGCGAGATGTCGCCGTGCTGAATCCAGGAGATGTGCACGTCCCAGTCGAGGATGTCGCCGAGGAACAGCGCCCGCAGGCGCGGGAACCGCTCGGCGTTGTCCACGAGCCACTCGACCGGGGAGAAGTCCTCGGTGTTGAACCCCCAGAAGCCGATGACGAGATGGGTGACCTGCGCGGTCTCGACCTTCTCCAGGAGGAGGTCGAGGTTCTCGGGGACCTCCGCGCCCCACACGCCGTTGTCGTGGACGTGGTGGTAGACGCCCCAGGCCACGTCCCCCGGCTCCGGCAGCGGGCCGTCCGGCTCGCCGTCGAAGGTGTGGACGGGCAGCCCCGCGAAGGTGGAAAGGCGTTCCTGGATCATCCGGACACCGCGATCATTCGGACACCGCGATGTAGTGCCAGTCGCCGTCCGGCTTCTCCTGCTCGTCCAGGTCGACCTCGACGCCGGGCAGCGCGGCCCGCACCCGCTCGATCATCGTGTCGGACAGGAAGTGGTGGTGCAGGTCCAGCTTGCGCAGATGGGTGAGCGGCTGGCCGGCCAGCAGCGCCTCGGCGCCCTGGTCGGTCAGGATGCCCATCGCCAGGCTCAGCGACTCCAGCCGGGCGACGACCGGCGCGCCGGCGACCGCCGCCGCGATCTCGTCCTGGATCTCGCTGTCCTCCAGGCCGAGGTGGCGCAGCGCCGGCAGCCGCTCGCCGGACAGGAACGGCGCGAGGTCGGCGACGGTGGTGTCGCCGCCGTAGTTCGCCTCGCCGAGCCACAGGTCGAGGTGCCTCAGGTTCGGCAGGTCGCTCGCCCCGACGGCGCGGACGATCCGCGCCGGCAGCCCGCCCGACTCGAACCGCAGCACCTTCAGCGCCTCGCTCTTGATCGGGTCGAGGGAGAGCTCCTGCGCACCGCGCACCTCCAACCGCTCCAGGTCGGGGAACGCGGCGAAAAGGGGCGAGATGTCGGCGTGCTCGATCCAGGAGATCTCCGCCTCCTCGCCGGTGATGTCCCCGAGGAACAGCGACCGCAGCTTCGGGAACGACGCGGCCGCCCCGGTCAGCAGCGCCACCGGGTCGGGGACCTTCTCGAGCTCGTAGGACGCGCCCCAGTAGCCGATGATGAGCGCCGTCACCTCGGTGGTGTCGATCGTCTCCAGGAACCGCGCGAAGACCTCGCCGAACGGCTCCTCGTCGAAGGAGGTCCCGACGAACCAGGCGGCCTCGCCCGCGGGCGGGAAGTCCTCTCCGCTGACGGGATCGGAGCCCGCGCCGCGGCCGTCGTCCTCCTCCTCGGTGCCGGTGTCCTCGTTGAACGTGGCCACCGGCAGGCCGACATATTCCTCAAGGTGCTGATAGATGCCCATGGGTCCCCTTCGCCTGATCGTCGGCACATGTCCTATCAGGACCGGCGGACAAACCGCGCCGGTTTCCGCGGTTCGGGGAACGGTCCGGGTCAGGAGGCGATCAGCACCGACCCCTTGTACTTGTCCTCGACGAACTTCTTCACCTCGGGGCCCTGCAGCAGCTGGACGAGCTTCTTCACGCGCGGGTCGTCCTTGTCCTCCGGCAGCGTGACGATGCCGTTGGCGTAGGGGTTGCCCTCGGCCTTCTCGGCGGCGAGCGCGTCCCTGTTCGGGGCGAGCCCGGCCTCGATGGCGTAGTTGCCGTTGATCACCGACAGGTCGACGTCCTCCAGCGAGCGGGGCAGCTGCGCGGCCTTGAGCGGCTTGAACTTCAGGCCCTTGGGATTGCTCGCGACGTCCCGCTCGGTCGCGCTGGTCGGCGCGTCCGGCTTGAGGGTGATCAGGCCGTTGTCGGCGAGCAGCTTCAGCGAGCGCCCCTCGTTGGCCGGGTCGTTCGGCACGGCGACGGTCGCGCCCTGCGGGACGGCCTGCAGGCTCTTCACCTTCTTCGAGTACACGCCGAGGGGCTCCAGGTGCACGGGCGCGACGAACGCCAGCTTCGTCCCGGACTTCTTCTCGAACTCCTCCATGAACGGCACATGCTGGAAGTAGTTGGCGGTGACCTGCTTCTCCTTCAGCGCGGTGTTCGGCTGCTGGTAGTCGCTGAAGGTGACGATCTCCAGCTTGAGGCCGGCCTTGCCCGCCAGGTCGTCCTTGACGTACTTGAGGATGTCGCCGTGCGGGACGGGGTTGACCGCGACCTTGAGCGGGGCGTCCGGATCGTCGGACGCCGAGGAGGAGCCGCAGGCGGTGAGGCCCGTGAGGAGGGCGACGGAGGCCAGCGCGGCGGTGAGCTTGCGAAGCACGAGGAGTGCCTTTCTCTGTGGTTCCAGGGGATCGGTGCTATTTGTGGGTCAGCCGGCGGGCGACGAGGTCTCCCGCGGCCTGGATGATCAGGACGATGACGACCAGCAGCGCCACGGTGGAGACCATGACCTTGGTCTCGAAGCGCTCGTAGCCGTAGACGACGGCGAGGTTGCCGAGCCCGCCGCCGCCGACCGTCCCGGCCATGGCCGTGTAGCCGATGAGCGCGATGACGGTGACGGTCAGCCCGGACACCA is a genomic window of Actinomadura citrea containing:
- a CDS encoding STM4015 family protein — protein: MIQERLSTFAGLPVHTFDGEPDGPLPEPGDVAWGVYHHVHDNGVWGAEVPENLDLLLEKVETAQVTHLVIGFWGFNTEDFSPVEWLVDNAERFPRLRALFLGDILDWDVHISWIQHGDISPLFDAFPGLEHFEIRGASDLRFEPLRHERLKVLRIESGGLPVEVVQAVAGGDLPALEHLDLWIGSDMHGGSSAAEDFAPFLTGERFPSLKHLGLENGPFQDELAEALASAPVVARLESLSLAMGMLSDRGAEALLSGQPLTHLRSLDLHHAFLSEPMAERLRAALPGVELDLEDALGEAAWVGQEWAFSDFYVAVSE
- a CDS encoding MetQ/NlpA family ABC transporter substrate-binding protein; protein product: MLRKLTAALASVALLTGLTACGSSSASDDPDAPLKVAVNPVPHGDILKYVKDDLAGKAGLKLEIVTFSDYQQPNTALKEKQVTANYFQHVPFMEEFEKKSGTKLAFVAPVHLEPLGVYSKKVKSLQAVPQGATVAVPNDPANEGRSLKLLADNGLITLKPDAPTSATERDVASNPKGLKFKPLKAAQLPRSLEDVDLSVINGNYAIEAGLAPNRDALAAEKAEGNPYANGIVTLPEDKDDPRVKKLVQLLQGPEVKKFVEDKYKGSVLIAS
- a CDS encoding STM4013/SEN3800 family hydrolase; the protein is MHDMNAVIGGHDVLLVTLDTLRYDVAAELAAAGETPTLTGLLPEGRWERRHTPGSFTYAAHAAMLAGFLPTPASPGPHPRLFAGAFPGSETTAPGTWTFEAADLPTGLAAAGYHTVCVGGVGFFNKLTPLGSALPSLFAESHWERGFGVTDPESLPNQIDRIAEVIARLPAERRLFLLLNVASLHQPNWFYLEGATRSDGDTRATHAAALRHVDAHIGRLFGLMRRPCFVIVCSDHGTAYGEDGHTGHRIGHEVVWTVPYGEFVLS
- a CDS encoding STM4014 family protein; amino-acid sequence: MTLAVVGTPGDRRPALFAAACRSAGLPEPRLVPWTDVLRGAPLSFRAGEAVRVDSPGEDPEADALLRGPGAPERAGGGARWHRTFTAALRRLSAAASASGARLLGDVEEIAVMFDKRLTHARLLSAGVPVPVALPEVNGYGELRSRMDEAGERRVFVKPAHGSSASGVVALQTAPGRVRAVTSAFLAGDRLLNSLRVRSYGTEDEVATLVDLLAPDGLHVERWLPKATLDGRVFDLRVVVIDGEPTHAVVRTSRTPMTNLHLGGARGDLGTVRRALGEGGWKRALDVCARAAACFPGSPMVGVDLLVGFGLKRFAVCEVNAFGDLLPGLTGLPGSSAEGLDTYGAQVRAMVHACTT
- a CDS encoding STM4012 family radical SAM protein, encoding MNPYRAYVYAYPHKTAYRPLQPAPGLRDVWAGESLDALFLYLHVPFCEMRCGFCNLFTRTGAPEELTGAYLDALDRQATAALDALDGAAFATAAFGGGTPTYFTASELERLCGIAGRFPGFGSIPLGVETSPATATTDRLAVLAEHGTTRVSIGVQSFLDEEARAAVRPQKRAEVEAALDRIRAVGFPILNIDLIYGIDGQTPATWSHSLNAALTWRPEEIYLYPLYVRPLTGLGRRAQDWDDQRLTLYRLGRDHLLGEGYEQVSMRMFRLPSSGAGGTEYCCQTDGMVGLGCGARSYTSRLHYSFEYAVGAGQVRSIIDDYVRETDFSTARVGFTLDEDERRRRHLVQSLLQATGVDLGTYRARFGSDPMDDFPADLKSFADRGWLETAEDVVRLTPEGLAYSDAIGPALFSSRVQALMASYEAR
- a CDS encoding STM4015 family protein, translating into MGIYQHLEEYVGLPVATFNEDTGTEEEDDGRGAGSDPVSGEDFPPAGEAAWFVGTSFDEEPFGEVFARFLETIDTTEVTALIIGYWGASYELEKVPDPVALLTGAAASFPKLRSLFLGDITGEEAEISWIEHADISPLFAAFPDLERLEVRGAQELSLDPIKSEALKVLRFESGGLPARIVRAVGASDLPNLRHLDLWLGEANYGGDTTVADLAPFLSGERLPALRHLGLEDSEIQDEIAAAVAGAPVVARLESLSLAMGILTDQGAEALLAGQPLTHLRKLDLHHHFLSDTMIERVRAALPGVEVDLDEQEKPDGDWHYIAVSE